Proteins found in one Solitalea lacus genomic segment:
- a CDS encoding DUF4199 domain-containing protein, with translation MEQEIQLIQNSKIRSESLRYGLYLGLIAILITLGVYLIDATLLASFKVGGLSLVVFIVFLVIAMRNIRNSVGGYWDFRQAFVSCFIILAVSAVIGQIFVYILHNFIDPTLSETLKTAVINQTEGMLAKFGTPQDKIDEALKEIEKKDMSVTFKSTVVQLGGTLVFYAIISLIMGAVLKKAKPMFDAQ, from the coding sequence ATGGAGCAAGAAATTCAATTAATTCAAAATTCAAAAATCAGAAGTGAATCCTTACGTTACGGTCTTTATTTAGGCCTAATCGCCATTCTTATCACTTTGGGCGTTTACCTTATAGATGCAACACTGTTGGCTTCATTCAAAGTGGGTGGTCTTTCATTAGTTGTTTTTATAGTGTTTCTGGTTATTGCCATGAGAAACATAAGAAATTCGGTAGGAGGCTACTGGGATTTTCGTCAGGCGTTTGTCTCTTGCTTTATTATTTTGGCTGTATCTGCCGTTATCGGTCAAATATTTGTGTATATACTCCACAATTTCATTGATCCAACTCTATCTGAAACCTTAAAAACTGCTGTAATCAATCAAACTGAAGGCATGTTGGCTAAGTTTGGCACTCCGCAGGATAAAATTGACGAAGCTCTTAAAGAGATCGAAAAGAAAGATATGTCAGTTACATTTAAATCTACAGTTGTTCAGTTAGGAGGCACTTTGGTATTTTATGCAATAATTTCTCTTATAATGGGAGCTGTATTAAAAAAAGCTAAACCGATGTTTGACGCCCAATAG
- a CDS encoding glycosyltransferase family 2 protein: MKDISVVVPSYNEDESLPELTNWIERVMKENNFSYEVIFVDDGSTDRTWEVIEELERKNDNVRGIKFRRNYGKSAALNVGFEAAQGSVVITMDADLQDSPDEIPALYSRIVNEGFDLVSGWKKKRYDPITKTIPTKLFNAATRKMSGIELNDFNCGLKAYRYDVVKSIEVYGEMHRYVPVIAKWAGFKKIGEQVVEHRARKYGTTKFGMSRFINGFLDLLSIFFVGKFSKRPMHFFGAMGVLSFFIGFFVTIWLLVEKLVSIARHVPYRDVTNNPLFFIALIAIVIGFQLFLTGFLAELVSRNAPERNTYQIEKEI; the protein is encoded by the coding sequence ATGAAAGATATTTCAGTAGTAGTACCTTCATACAACGAAGATGAATCGTTACCGGAGTTAACCAATTGGATTGAACGAGTAATGAAGGAAAACAACTTTTCTTACGAAGTAATTTTTGTTGATGACGGTAGCACCGACCGTACCTGGGAGGTAATTGAAGAGCTAGAAAGAAAAAATGATAATGTTCGCGGCATTAAATTCCGTAGAAACTATGGAAAATCAGCTGCATTGAATGTTGGTTTTGAGGCTGCTCAAGGGAGTGTTGTAATTACTATGGATGCTGACCTTCAAGACAGTCCGGATGAAATTCCTGCTCTTTATAGCAGAATCGTAAATGAAGGTTTTGATTTGGTTTCTGGTTGGAAGAAAAAACGCTATGATCCAATTACCAAAACCATTCCTACCAAATTGTTCAATGCGGCTACGCGTAAGATGTCAGGTATCGAATTAAATGATTTTAATTGCGGTTTAAAGGCTTACAGATACGATGTGGTAAAAAGCATTGAAGTGTATGGTGAAATGCATCGATACGTTCCTGTAATTGCAAAATGGGCAGGTTTTAAGAAAATAGGAGAACAGGTTGTTGAGCACCGTGCTCGTAAATACGGAACCACGAAGTTTGGAATGAGCCGTTTTATTAATGGTTTTTTGGACTTGCTTTCTATCTTCTTTGTTGGAAAATTTTCGAAACGTCCAATGCACTTTTTCGGTGCGATGGGGGTGTTAAGCTTTTTTATCGGATTTTTTGTTACAATTTGGCTTTTAGTAGAAAAACTGGTTTCAATTGCACGTCATGTCCCTTACCGCGATGTAACTAATAACCCTTTGTTCTTCATCGCGTTAATTGCCATTGTAATAGGTTTTCAATTGTTTCTAACCGGCTTTTTGGCTGAACTGGTTTCTCGTAATGCACCTGAACGTAATACGTACCAGATAGAAAAGGAGATTTAG
- a CDS encoding glycosyltransferase: MNIILVGPAYPFRGGIAQSQAILFQHLSKDNNVSIVNFKRQYPGLLFPGKSQFEEGEDVFGIPQEKNRRLIDILNPFSWISTGIKIARMKPDVVIFSYWMPFFAPCYAKIAFFINRFCKTRILLICHNILPHEKQPGQNLLTKILFAQVDGFMVLSDSVENDLKKFNKTKPYRNSPHPIYNTFGVAVEKFEARNQIKHLYNVDLADENVMLFFGFIRKYKGLHYLLDAIPAVLKQQNVKLLIVGEYYEDEQPYIDQIAKLGVENQIIQVSKYVPNEHIRYFFCASDLVVQPYISATQSGISQIAYFYDRPMISTRVGALSEVVINGKTGFIVEPENSNELALAINRFYAESLEREFADNIEIEKEKYSWDYFVARLKELF, encoded by the coding sequence ATGAATATTATACTCGTTGGGCCTGCTTATCCATTTCGTGGCGGAATTGCGCAAAGTCAAGCTATCCTTTTTCAGCATTTATCAAAAGATAACAATGTAAGCATCGTAAATTTCAAAAGACAATATCCAGGCCTTCTGTTTCCGGGAAAGAGTCAGTTTGAAGAGGGTGAAGATGTTTTTGGTATTCCTCAAGAAAAGAACAGAAGGTTAATTGATATTCTGAATCCTTTTTCATGGATATCTACTGGAATTAAAATTGCCAGAATGAAGCCGGATGTGGTCATTTTTTCGTATTGGATGCCTTTTTTTGCACCTTGTTATGCAAAAATAGCATTCTTTATTAATCGCTTTTGTAAGACCAGAATATTGCTGATTTGCCATAATATTCTTCCGCATGAGAAGCAACCTGGTCAAAACTTGCTGACTAAAATTTTGTTTGCTCAGGTTGATGGATTTATGGTATTGAGTGATAGTGTTGAAAATGATTTGAAGAAGTTCAATAAAACAAAACCATATCGTAATTCACCTCATCCAATTTACAACACTTTTGGCGTCGCGGTGGAGAAATTTGAAGCTCGTAATCAAATCAAGCATCTGTATAATGTTGATTTAGCTGACGAAAATGTAATGCTGTTTTTTGGTTTTATTCGTAAGTATAAAGGTTTGCATTATCTGCTAGATGCTATTCCGGCTGTTTTAAAGCAACAAAATGTAAAGCTTTTGATCGTAGGTGAATATTATGAGGATGAGCAGCCTTACATAGATCAAATCGCCAAATTGGGTGTTGAAAATCAAATAATCCAAGTATCTAAATATGTGCCTAATGAGCATATTCGTTATTTCTTTTGTGCATCAGATTTAGTGGTTCAACCTTACATATCCGCCACCCAGAGTGGGATTTCTCAAATAGCTTATTTCTACGATCGTCCGATGATCAGTACAAGGGTAGGGGCATTAAGTGAAGTGGTAATTAACGGTAAAACGGGATTTATTGTTGAACCTGAAAATAGTAATGAATTAGCATTAGCCATTAATCGATTTTATGCTGAATCACTTGAAAGGGAGTTTGCTGATAATATAGAAATTGAGAAGGAAAAGTATTCTTGGGACTACTTTGTAGCTAGATTAAAAGAACTTTTCTAA
- a CDS encoding AIR synthase related protein yields the protein MQTDARYNLRGVSASKEDVHAAIQNIDKGIFPKAFCKIIPDVLGGDEAYCNIMHADGAGTKSSLAYIYWKETGDISVWKGIAQDAIIMNIDDLLCVGAVDNILLSSTIGRNKNLIPGEVIAAIINGTEEILTELREHGISIYSTGGETADVGDLVRTIIVDSTVTCRMKREDVISNDRIKAGDVIVGLTSYGKTTYESEYNGGMGSNGLTSARHDVFNKTIADKFPESYDPAVPYELVFSGNKNLTDKVEVEGFGQINAGKLVLSPTRTYAPVIKKILEKYRKQINGMVHCSGGAQTKVLHFIDDLHVIKDNLFPVPPLFKLIQEQSNTDWKEMYKVFNMGHRMELYVPEEIAADIISISKSFNIDAQIVGRVEEYTGKKVTIKSEFGEFIYK from the coding sequence ATGCAAACAGATGCTCGTTATAATTTAAGAGGTGTATCGGCTTCCAAAGAAGATGTTCATGCCGCTATTCAAAATATTGATAAGGGAATTTTCCCTAAAGCTTTCTGCAAAATAATTCCTGATGTTTTAGGTGGTGATGAGGCCTACTGCAACATTATGCATGCCGACGGCGCCGGAACCAAATCATCACTTGCCTATATTTACTGGAAAGAAACCGGAGATATTAGCGTTTGGAAAGGTATAGCTCAGGATGCCATCATCATGAATATTGATGACTTGTTATGTGTTGGTGCTGTTGATAATATTTTGCTTTCTTCAACCATTGGCCGAAATAAAAATTTGATTCCGGGAGAAGTAATTGCGGCCATTATTAACGGAACTGAAGAAATTTTGACTGAATTACGTGAACATGGCATCAGCATTTATTCAACTGGTGGAGAAACCGCTGATGTGGGCGATTTAGTAAGAACCATTATCGTTGACTCAACAGTTACCTGCCGAATGAAACGTGAAGATGTAATTTCAAATGATCGCATCAAGGCAGGCGATGTAATTGTAGGTTTAACATCTTATGGAAAAACCACTTATGAATCAGAATATAATGGTGGTATGGGCAGCAACGGTTTAACATCTGCACGTCATGATGTGTTTAACAAAACCATTGCCGATAAATTCCCGGAAAGTTATGACCCTGCCGTTCCTTACGAACTTGTTTTCTCTGGCAATAAAAATCTAACAGATAAGGTTGAGGTTGAAGGATTCGGTCAAATTAATGCAGGAAAGTTAGTTTTGTCTCCAACCCGCACTTATGCGCCTGTTATTAAAAAGATTTTAGAAAAGTACAGAAAACAAATTAATGGAATGGTGCATTGCAGCGGAGGCGCTCAAACTAAAGTATTGCACTTTATTGATGATTTACACGTTATCAAAGACAACTTATTCCCAGTACCTCCATTGTTTAAGTTAATACAAGAGCAATCAAATACCGATTGGAAGGAAATGTACAAAGTATTTAACATGGGGCATCGTATGGAATTATATGTTCCGGAAGAAATTGCCGCAGACATAATCAGTATTAGTAAATCATTTAATATTGATGCCCAAATTGTGGGACGCGTTGAAGAATATACGGGTAAAAAAGTGACTATAAAATCAGAATTCGGAGAGTTTATTTACAAATAA
- a CDS encoding outer membrane beta-barrel protein has product MKKILLSALMMTILCTGALAQNVDVEPKAGRGWYIRGGASYFFSITPGEFPNVSEFQPYATQGNLLNPATGARDTTYMKNLTGSYGEGVRGGIAGGYMFNKTLGVEVDVNYFKSVKNLMSSDEVFAGGNVIASRKSRGYVQAVTLAPSLVFALPIEGKFKPYTRIGFTVPLWGTLTIESSGKRPGIITDPNSPLLGQQIITEVSRVEKVDPKPTIGFQGALGVSYKFMENLGFYAETEYRNIPVGSKNKETTEYTRVTRLAANGTVIQSRGINDLKTYERQTNYQKELTTTSNNRITNKASFDENKPLDDNRNYINIGGLGFSVGLKYSF; this is encoded by the coding sequence ATGAAGAAAATTTTACTATCAGCCCTTATGATGACGATATTATGTACAGGGGCATTGGCACAAAATGTTGATGTGGAACCTAAGGCTGGTCGCGGTTGGTATATTAGAGGTGGAGCAAGTTATTTTTTTAGCATTACCCCGGGGGAGTTTCCCAATGTAAGCGAATTTCAGCCCTATGCAACTCAAGGTAACCTATTAAATCCGGCTACTGGTGCCAGAGATACAACCTACATGAAAAACCTTACCGGTTCATATGGAGAAGGAGTTCGTGGTGGTATTGCTGGAGGTTATATGTTTAATAAAACCTTAGGTGTTGAAGTGGATGTAAACTATTTTAAAAGCGTTAAAAATCTGATGTCTTCAGATGAAGTATTTGCCGGTGGAAATGTAATTGCATCTCGAAAATCAAGAGGTTATGTTCAGGCTGTTACTTTAGCGCCAAGCTTGGTTTTTGCCTTACCTATTGAGGGTAAATTTAAACCATATACCCGCATTGGTTTTACAGTACCACTTTGGGGTACATTAACTATTGAATCATCGGGAAAACGACCTGGTATTATAACCGATCCTAATTCCCCGTTACTTGGCCAACAAATTATTACTGAAGTTTCCAGAGTTGAAAAGGTCGATCCTAAACCTACTATCGGTTTTCAAGGAGCCTTGGGTGTAAGTTACAAGTTCATGGAAAATTTAGGTTTCTACGCTGAAACTGAATATCGAAATATTCCGGTAGGTAGTAAAAACAAAGAGACTACTGAATACACAAGGGTTACTCGATTAGCTGCTAATGGAACGGTGATTCAATCGCGGGGTATTAATGATTTGAAAACATATGAGCGCCAAACAAATTATCAAAAAGAGTTAACCACTACATCTAATAACCGTATTACTAACAAAGCTTCTTTTGATGAAAATAAACCGTTAGATGATAATAGAAATTATATAAATATTGGTGGTTTAGGTTTTAGCGTTGGATTGAAGTATAGTTTTTAA
- a CDS encoding NifU family protein: MSLTATVNVYTEITPNPATMKFITNKLLINGSKDFATKESAQDSPFARELFKFSFVDGVFFASNFVTVTKVAGADWDDLVPILKEFVKGAVESELKIVDNHKEEVIFEGTDIEKKIQQILHDYVRPAVEQDGGAIHYKSFDEAGVVTVVLKGSCSGCPSSTITLKAGIENLLKRMVPEVTEVVAEAM; encoded by the coding sequence ATGAGTTTAACAGCAACTGTAAACGTTTATACCGAAATAACGCCTAATCCGGCTACTATGAAGTTTATTACTAATAAACTTTTAATCAATGGTAGCAAAGACTTTGCAACTAAGGAAAGCGCCCAAGACTCTCCTTTTGCACGTGAATTATTCAAATTTTCATTTGTTGATGGTGTTTTCTTTGCAAGTAATTTTGTTACCGTGACTAAAGTTGCCGGTGCCGACTGGGATGATCTTGTTCCCATTTTAAAAGAATTTGTAAAAGGAGCTGTTGAATCGGAACTTAAAATTGTGGATAATCACAAGGAAGAAGTAATTTTTGAAGGAACCGATATTGAGAAAAAAATCCAACAAATTTTACATGATTATGTACGCCCGGCTGTGGAGCAAGACGGAGGCGCAATTCACTACAAATCATTTGATGAAGCAGGAGTTGTAACCGTAGTATTAAAAGGATCATGCAGCGGCTGTCCGTCTTCAACTATAACTTTAAAAGCAGGAATTGAAAACCTTCTAAAACGAATGGTACCTGAAGTAACTGAAGTAGTTGCTGAAGCAATGTAA
- the purB gene encoding adenylosuccinate lyase has translation MLVNTLTAISPVDGRYRNATHELAAYFSEAALIEYRVRVEIEYFIALCELPLPQLADFDKSKYEQLREIYTDFSEDDAEQIKEIEKTTNHDVKAVEYFIKEQFDNLNLEKYKEFIHFGLTSQDINNTATPLMLKHAVERVYLPEFTKLLTRLKELRDEWAEISMMARTHGQPASPTKLGKEIGVFIERFEAQLNLLKQVPFSAKFGGATGNFNAHKAAYPNTDWIAFGNKFVNEQLTLNRSQLTTQIEHYDNFAAHCDSFKRINNILIDLDRDFWTYISMNYFRQKIKAGEVGSSAMPHKVNPIDFENSEGNLGIANALFEHFAAKLPISRLQRDLTDSTVLRNIGVPIAHTIIAYKATIKGLNKLLLDKATIDADLDNNWAVVAEAIQTVLRREGYPKPYEALKELTRTNEQITQKSIHTFIDSLNVSDSVKNELKQFSPHSYTGY, from the coding sequence ATGTTGGTAAATACACTTACGGCAATCTCTCCTGTTGATGGCCGATATAGAAATGCTACTCATGAACTGGCAGCTTACTTTTCTGAAGCAGCTTTAATTGAATACCGCGTTCGCGTAGAAATTGAATACTTTATTGCACTTTGCGAACTTCCTTTACCTCAACTAGCAGATTTTGACAAATCGAAATATGAGCAACTGCGTGAAATTTATACTGATTTCAGTGAGGATGATGCCGAGCAAATAAAAGAGATTGAAAAGACCACCAACCATGATGTTAAAGCGGTAGAATACTTTATTAAGGAGCAGTTTGATAATCTTAACCTGGAAAAATATAAAGAATTCATCCATTTTGGTCTGACATCTCAAGACATTAATAATACAGCTACTCCGTTAATGCTTAAGCATGCTGTTGAGCGTGTTTATCTTCCTGAATTTACTAAGCTACTTACCCGCTTAAAAGAGCTTCGTGATGAGTGGGCAGAAATCTCAATGATGGCGCGCACACATGGCCAGCCAGCTTCACCAACTAAACTAGGTAAGGAAATCGGAGTATTCATTGAGCGTTTTGAGGCGCAACTTAATTTGTTGAAACAAGTTCCTTTTTCTGCAAAATTTGGTGGAGCCACAGGTAATTTCAATGCACATAAAGCGGCTTATCCTAATACTGATTGGATTGCCTTCGGAAATAAATTCGTTAATGAACAATTGACATTGAATCGATCTCAATTAACAACACAAATTGAGCATTATGATAACTTTGCAGCTCATTGCGATAGCTTTAAACGCATCAACAACATTTTGATTGACCTTGATCGTGATTTCTGGACATATATTTCTATGAATTATTTCCGCCAGAAAATAAAAGCCGGTGAAGTTGGTTCATCAGCAATGCCTCACAAGGTTAATCCAATCGATTTTGAAAACTCTGAAGGTAACCTTGGAATTGCTAATGCTTTATTTGAGCATTTTGCAGCAAAATTACCTATCTCTCGTTTACAACGTGATTTAACTGATTCAACCGTATTACGTAATATTGGCGTACCAATTGCCCATACTATTATTGCATATAAAGCTACAATAAAAGGTTTAAACAAACTTTTATTGGATAAGGCCACTATCGATGCTGATTTAGATAACAATTGGGCCGTTGTTGCTGAAGCAATTCAAACTGTTTTACGCAGAGAAGGCTACCCTAAACCATACGAAGCTTTAAAAGAGCTTACTCGCACAAATGAGCAGATTACTCAGAAAAGTATCCATACGTTTATTGACAGCTTAAATGTAAGCGATTCGGTAAAAAATGAGTTAAAACAATTTAGTCCACATTCATACACCGGGTATTAA
- a CDS encoding TetR/AcrR family transcriptional regulator gives MEKEELQRLRILEASYKLFSTYGVKSITMDDIARELAMSKKTIYLYYNDKDDLVTQLIRFVLDRHVIEMDECASKANDPIHEIFLMTEQVEKMLKTINPSMFYDLQKYHANAWNSFEEFKFNHVYNCILQNLTKGVEKGLYRKGINLEILAHMRVLQVSSIFNPLYFPATRFNINEVQNQLTDHFMHGVATLKGHKLINKYLQVTEEE, from the coding sequence ATGGAAAAAGAAGAACTCCAACGACTACGCATACTTGAAGCTTCGTACAAATTGTTTTCAACATACGGAGTGAAAAGTATTACCATGGATGACATAGCACGTGAACTTGCCATGTCAAAAAAAACTATTTACCTGTATTACAATGATAAAGATGATCTGGTAACTCAATTGATTCGTTTTGTTTTGGATAGACATGTGATTGAAATGGATGAATGTGCTTCAAAGGCCAATGACCCGATTCATGAAATTTTTCTTATGACAGAACAGGTTGAGAAAATGCTGAAAACGATTAATCCGAGCATGTTTTATGATTTGCAAAAGTACCATGCCAATGCATGGAACTCTTTTGAAGAGTTTAAGTTCAATCACGTATACAATTGCATTTTACAGAATTTGACGAAGGGTGTGGAAAAAGGACTTTATCGAAAAGGTATTAACCTTGAAATTTTAGCACACATGCGTGTGTTGCAGGTTTCAAGCATTTTTAATCCATTGTATTTTCCTGCTACCCGTTTCAATATTAACGAAGTACAAAATCAACTTACCGATCATTTTATGCACGGAGTTGCAACCCTAAAAGGACATAAACTAATCAATAAATACTTACAAGTAACCGAAGAAGAATAA
- a CDS encoding TolC family protein — MKPLLTLIMTGLLTTGSALAQERAQVHVFKLEDCLSYAYEHQNTILNAKLDEQTASAKVKETLGIGLPQVNGEANFQHFMDIPTTIIPDFISPAVYGVLEKEGVEGNNGPITKPSEFGGVPAQFGTKNTFTATLSISQLLFDGTYLMGLKAAKVYKELSTKNVKRTQIDTKEAVSKAYYSVIVNNAYLNTVEISIERLREAYKQTEALNKSGFAEKIDVERIKVLLNNAETQKKTIKRLSDLNAYLLKYQMGMPVTDSLVVNQKLEDMKLDAMMPSLEGVNVENRIEYSLLQTQKRLLEYDLKRYKLAYVPSVAAYASFGQTGQNNSFIKTFEKFFPTNLVGVRFSIPLWSSGQRQQRINMAKFNLTKTENDMVNLKNTLNLSLKNAAVGFENNKDEVDNQNRNLELAREVARVTKIKYNQGVGSSLEVTTAETDLKSAENNYYTAVYSAILSWIELQKAMGNFN; from the coding sequence ATGAAACCTCTACTAACACTTATCATGACAGGTTTACTAACAACGGGTTCGGCTCTTGCCCAAGAGCGAGCGCAGGTGCATGTTTTTAAACTGGAGGATTGTTTAAGTTATGCCTATGAACATCAGAATACCATTTTAAATGCCAAATTGGATGAACAAACTGCTTCAGCTAAAGTGAAAGAAACTTTAGGAATTGGATTGCCCCAAGTAAATGGTGAAGCAAATTTTCAGCATTTTATGGATATTCCTACCACAATTATTCCTGACTTTATTAGTCCAGCTGTTTATGGAGTTTTAGAGAAGGAAGGTGTTGAAGGCAATAACGGTCCAATTACCAAACCTTCTGAATTTGGTGGAGTTCCTGCTCAATTTGGTACAAAAAACACATTTACAGCTACATTAAGTATTTCACAATTGTTGTTTGATGGAACTTATTTAATGGGACTTAAAGCTGCAAAGGTGTATAAAGAATTATCTACCAAAAATGTTAAAAGAACGCAGATTGACACCAAAGAAGCAGTTTCAAAAGCATATTACAGTGTAATTGTAAATAATGCTTATTTGAATACTGTTGAAATATCGATTGAGCGTTTACGTGAAGCCTACAAACAAACCGAAGCTTTGAATAAAAGTGGGTTTGCTGAAAAAATTGATGTAGAACGTATAAAGGTATTGCTAAACAATGCTGAAACTCAAAAGAAAACAATTAAACGCTTATCGGATCTGAATGCTTATTTGCTAAAGTATCAGATGGGGATGCCGGTAACTGATAGTTTAGTTGTTAATCAAAAACTGGAAGATATGAAGCTTGATGCCATGATGCCTTCACTCGAAGGTGTCAATGTTGAAAACCGTATTGAGTACTCTTTGCTTCAAACTCAAAAGCGTTTGTTAGAATATGACTTAAAACGCTATAAGTTGGCTTATGTGCCAAGTGTTGCCGCTTATGCAAGCTTTGGCCAAACAGGACAGAATAATTCGTTTATCAAAACATTTGAAAAGTTTTTCCCAACCAATCTGGTAGGTGTCAGGTTCTCAATTCCATTATGGAGCAGCGGCCAACGCCAACAGCGTATAAACATGGCAAAGTTTAACCTTACCAAAACGGAAAACGATATGGTGAACCTTAAAAATACGTTGAACCTTTCATTGAAAAATGCTGCGGTAGGGTTTGAAAATAACAAAGATGAGGTAGATAACCAAAACAGAAATCTTGAACTGGCGAGAGAAGTGGCAAGGGTAACAAAGATAAAGTATAATCAGGGTGTGGGTTCAAGCTTGGAGGTTACAACAGCCGAAACTGATCTTAAATCTGCCGAAAATAATTATTACACGGCTGTTTATAGTGCAATTCTATCATGGATTGAATTACAAAAAGCTATGGGAAATTTTAATTAA
- a CDS encoding efflux RND transporter periplasmic adaptor subunit, whose product MNTYKSISIIALAGLMASCGSTNSTDKKTQLENLKKEQAKIAAQIKEIEGELAKTDTSTTRKVRFVEIAGVTSGSFKHYIDIQGRIEAVENVNVSAQAPGTITNIYVTEGQGVKKGQVLAQLNNAVLLSQIEVVKTNLALANTVYNRQKALWDQKIGTEIQYLQAKSAKEGLERQLASMDDQADLTKIKSPINGTVDAVIAKLGDAASPGMPSFRVVNAGNLKARATVAESYAANVQQGDEVKIVLPDLNKEVNAHVSFVSRSIDPLTRSFTVEAKLPSDPAYRANMVAVMKIVDYNSAKAVTIPVNAVQNVNNETFVLVADKANGKEVARKKAVKVGKIYNGKAEIVNGLSEGDKLITIGYQGLNDGEAIKF is encoded by the coding sequence ATGAATACGTATAAATCAATTTCGATTATTGCTTTAGCTGGGTTAATGGCCTCTTGCGGAAGCACCAACTCTACTGATAAAAAAACACAGCTTGAAAATTTAAAGAAAGAACAAGCTAAAATTGCCGCTCAAATCAAAGAAATTGAAGGTGAATTGGCAAAAACAGATACCTCTACAACCAGAAAAGTACGGTTTGTTGAAATTGCTGGGGTAACATCTGGAAGTTTTAAACACTATATAGATATTCAAGGAAGAATTGAAGCCGTTGAAAACGTAAATGTTTCAGCACAAGCACCCGGTACAATTACAAATATTTATGTTACCGAGGGGCAGGGTGTAAAAAAAGGGCAGGTGCTGGCTCAACTTAACAATGCCGTTTTATTAAGTCAAATAGAGGTTGTTAAAACTAATTTGGCGTTGGCCAATACTGTTTACAATCGTCAAAAAGCGCTTTGGGATCAAAAAATAGGAACTGAAATTCAGTATTTGCAAGCAAAGAGTGCTAAGGAAGGTCTTGAACGTCAATTAGCTTCTATGGATGATCAGGCCGATCTAACTAAAATTAAATCCCCAATTAACGGTACTGTTGATGCCGTTATTGCAAAATTAGGCGATGCTGCATCTCCAGGTATGCCTTCATTCAGGGTGGTAAATGCCGGAAATCTTAAAGCTCGTGCAACTGTTGCTGAAAGTTATGCAGCAAATGTACAGCAAGGTGATGAGGTTAAAATAGTATTGCCAGATTTAAATAAAGAAGTAAACGCACATGTTTCTTTCGTTAGCCGTTCAATTGATCCGTTAACCCGTTCATTTACGGTTGAAGCAAAATTGCCTTCGGATCCTGCTTACCGTGCCAACATGGTGGCTGTAATGAAAATTGTAGATTATAATTCTGCCAAAGCGGTAACAATTCCAGTTAATGCAGTTCAAAATGTAAATAATGAAACATTTGTACTGGTAGCTGATAAGGCAAACGGAAAAGAAGTAGCACGCAAAAAAGCAGTTAAAGTAGGTAAAATTTATAATGGTAAAGCTGAAATTGTTAACGGTTTATCAGAAGGAGATAAGTTAATTACAATTGGCTATCAAGGCTTAAATGATGGTGAAGCTATCAAATTTTAA